GGGAAAGGGAGTGGGAGGGAAGTAGGTGTagggagtgggggagggagggagggagggagggagggagggagggagggagggagggagggagggagggagggagggagggagggagggagggagggagggagaaggacaggacagagagaggggagattaaAGGGGTAGGAAAGTAACAAACCGAAAAAATTATCTTATGCTTTATTAGAAACAGGACATGCTCTCTTGTCTATCCTGTTTGTTCTGCAGTAAGTAACTCAACAGTCACCACAACACACCTAGGACCATTCCTAAAGCTAGCGGGAGGAACCACGAGGCCGAGCTTTAAAAGCCCACAGACTTTTCAAATACTGACAAAGACTATGTGAAGATCAAAGTCATTACTATATTCCATTTGTGCTGTGTGGCTTCTCATTGTGCAACCCAACCATATCATAAGGGCAAAACAGGTTGCAATGACTTCAGGCTGCGTATCACGCTCATGTGGTCTGTGCATCTCAACACCACATTAATCCCTTGGCGCAGAGGTAAAGCCTACAGCTGTCGCCACGAGGGCTGCAAATGCTGCTGTCTTGTCTCTCAGCCTGTagcaattttttttttactaacCTGATTATCTGCTTGTTTTTTAGGAGTTATCGCTGCATACACTATGTCCACTTGCACTTTTTGAGATGAATCTATGAAGAGAAATAAAGGAAAGTTAATATTGGCCTAAGGTGAGGAGTGACTAACTGACAGAGACATATAGATGCTCACTGCCCAGGACAGGTTCTGTAAAAACTCAGGACTCATTTGGTACTATGGGTACCGGTCTACTATGGGTACCGGTCTACTATGGGTACCGGTCTACTATGGGTACCCGTCTACTATGGGTACCGGTCTACTATGGGTACCCGTCtactatgggtgtgtgtgtgtggaagcgcgtgtgtttgcgtgtgtgtgtgtgtgtgtgtgtgtgtgtgtgtgtgtgtgtgtgtgtgtgtgtgtgtgtgtgtgtggaagcgcgtgtgtttgtgtgcgtgtgtgtgtgtgtgtgtgtgtgtgtgtgtgtgtgtgtgtgtgtgtgtgtgtgtgtgtgtgtgtgtgtgtgtgccttctgTTTTGTCAATATTTAGAGAAACTGTCTGGAATAATGACACTGTCGGGACAAGCAGAGGAAGTGTGGAAGATGTGCCACTTTATTTGACCTGCATCCTGTGTTCAAGCAAACATTTCATACCTTTTCCAAAACACTACCCTTGAttttaaaaaagaataataaaaaaatacatgaaaAAAGGCTAAGCACTTTGGGGGGTGACCTCACACCTGTAAAAGATAAATACCTGCCTTTTGGTTGTCCATTTCTTCTCTTCCTTAGATAGATTGCAAGTCCAACCAGCCCCAAGGCAACCAAAACGCAGAATACAGCAATGATAAGAATACCCCGACCCCTCTCATCACGGTCTGAAATAAATGACACAAGGAAATTATTTttagtaaaatatgttttgaatgaGCTCAACGACACTTCACTTTTACTTGGTAATTGCTCTTTTCTGGATGACTTTAATTCAAAATGGCTCTTACCTGTCTCCTTGGGATGACCATCTTTGCTGCAACATTTTGGGACAGGAACTGTCTCATTACTGATAGGGTTAGCAGCCACACAGCTGTAGGTGGGGTTGTAGTTCTTTCCCTCTACCTCCAAACGGAGAGACAGATCGGTGGTGAGATCAGGACTGCTGGTCTGGTTTAGTATGTCCTCTCCCCTGTACAAGGTCAAGGTCACCTCTTTTTCGTTGTCCACAGAACACACCACACGACAGGAGCTGCTGTCACATTCTGTCACCTGAGGTTTGGGAACAACATCTGGAAGAAACATTTGGAATAAATTGGAAATGGAACCTATATCTAATGTTTTTGTAATATacagcacacacgcacgcacgcacacgcacacacacacacacacacacacacacacacacacacacacacacacacacacacacacacacacacacacacacacacacacacacacacacacacacacacacacacacacacacacacttactgtatACAGTGAGCTCAaatttgttttttccccctccatCTGTATTCTCCACAGCATAAACCCCAGCATCGTCTACCTTAAGGTCTGACAGAGTGAAGTATCTTGTAACACTGTTCAAGTGGATACGATTTTCAAATCTCTTCTCAAGGGTGATTTTGCCTTCTTTACCAGGGTACACATTTGCAATACTGCCAAGGTCTCCGTAAAGTAAATTGCCAGACTTGATCACCCTCTCTGGAAAAGAGAAAGACTGTCCCACGATGCCATTCACCCGCTGAGTCTCAGACTGGACTGTTGGTTGGGAAGCACAGAGtactgtggacagagagagactcaATATCAACACAACGACTGCATTCCAGGGGGGGCTGTAAAAGAGTCACACACTAAATCTCACAACACCTGGATAAGTGTTTAACATGTCAGTAACTGTATCCATATGATATAGTGATCTGATGCCAGACTGCACTGAAGATGACAATGACATACAATCATTAGTACATTTTTTTTGCCACAATGTAGTAGCCTGGAATGACACTACTGACTTGAGTATCACAGTCCTTCTTAGTTATTTACAGGCCTAATGTGATGGTTGGGGTCAGGAAATAATTGTTAGGACTAGTAGTTTAATATTTTGTCAGAAATTAAGTTCACATGGAAATGGATTCTCTGAGTGAGGGAAGTTCTTCCCCAATTgactttgtttgttttttctccAAAATAAAAGTCAAGGATATCACTGAAAAAGCACACGACTTTACAGAGATATTTCATTACCACCTAACATAATTTTCCACAGCAGCCTCTAAAATAGCCTAGATTGCAATTCTTTGAATTTCAGGGTCAGAGGAACATTGCAACATGACAGAGGACTAATGTAGGCGTTAGCGTATGTGTTATTTGTTGAAACAAGGCTTTGTGTTGACAACACAGAAAAAGAGATGAGGGGCATGATGGTTGTCCTACTAGCAGTAGGGAAGAGGGAGGAATTCTGTACATATGGACACTGCAAAAATATTCTGATTATAAGCAGCTGTTGACTGTtgaaaagtgtctgctaaattactcaaatgtaatttTCTTCTAAACAGAAGTAATGTATATCAATaatcagtggtgggaaaagtacccaattgtcatacgtgagtaaaagtaaagataccttcattaAAAATGAAAGTCACCCAGCGAAATACAActagagtaaaagtctaaaagtacttggttttaaatatacttaagtatcaaaagtaaaagtagaaGTCATTTCAAATCAGATtgtcttgtttttttaaatgtacggaTAGCTAGGGGCAAACTCCAACACTcacacataatttacaaactaaacatttgtgtttagtgagtccgccagatcagaggcagtagggatgtccaGACATTTTCTCttaataagtgtgtgaattggacatttttttttgtcatgctaagcattcaaaatgtaatgagtacttttgggtgccagtgaaatgtatggagtaaaaagtaaattattttctttaggaatgtagtggagtaaaagtaaaagtaaaagttgtcaaaaagataaatattaaagtaaagtacagaccccccccccaaaaaaaactgcCTAAttaacccttgtgtagtcttaacattctgtatactccccttgtcatAAGAGTACGccttcactaaacccctaaaataaagcagcttaattgaattttaaaccctaaatctattttgcatgaagaaacaacctgtcattcatgACACACTTTGTAAATATCTGagttttccctcttcacaatgtAGAAATAATGCATTTAAATCAGCTGACACGGCTCGTTTTTATTACAAAACACCTGTCATAGTTGTTTTCCTTACTAAAGTAGAggtttgttattattattattgctaaaggtactgcataggtgtaaacatATTTTTTCTAGCAAGAGACAGCACATGTATAGCCTAAGATAGTAGCAGAAACAtgcagaaagtagttttgaaAGCATTATATTGAAGAGAAACAATAACAGTCTTGAACTTTTTTGGCAACAAAATTATATATTCTTacatactgtacaatgaggaattcaaGTACAAAATACTAGTCTACTCCCATATTTTTAAACCAttgcccccacccacaaggtgtataaacaacaacaataaatatgAACAAAATAAGATAAATGCAAAACAAAAACTtgaagaacataaatcaatcaattTACATcactttgcagatgtatttctaACATGTgtagcacatagtatttgttttacagtcctttttttttggggggggggggcagaattTGGCATttcctcctcttgcctgccccagctgcagcctcaggcGGATCAGGACAATattcagccccctgaacagctttcacaagcgctgcagaggctgctgtgcgggggaggcgctcccttctttgaatgtgtggggttacaagtgcctttcccagctgctccaggaacaccctcctcttgttccgcttatcagccatccaggtagggttgatcttgttccatatcacgaaggcattgtatgaggacacatcaatgatgttatggaagaagaccaggggccagcgggcagtcatcctcctgcagctgtaagttcaAATCATATTAATATGTGACCGTGTCTCTGCTTGTGAACACAGACTCGTTTCCTCAGTCTGTCACATTGTGCGTTCGGCCTTTTTCTGTCATGTTAGTGGTTTGACCACACTGAGAAGCAGCCCCACACAGTCTTCCCTGCATACAAGAGTCCTGCCTCACATGCAGGCCTATGTGGTAAAATATGGTTGCACTGAAATGAATACTTTTCACTGCAGCGAACAGAATAGTTGTCAGTAACGCTAAAGGTCTACTCGTGACTCTTATAATTCTTACAATTGTCAGATCAGTGTAGACCTGATCGGGGTCTTTGGATTTCTAAAAGTGAAAGTGAAATTACACTGGGAAAAGGAAGGCTATTTTGCTTGGGTGGGTAGGCCCAGGAGTGTAACTACATTATTTTTCTACAACATTGTTTTTATATTTTACACGGTCCACTTTGACCTGCCAACCTCCCAGCCTGCCACACCCTACCCTGCCTCACCAACCTCCCAGCAgtcaaggagagagaggatgccaaTCTCA
This genomic stretch from Oncorhynchus keta strain PuntledgeMale-10-30-2019 chromosome 29, Oket_V2, whole genome shotgun sequence harbors:
- the LOC127913648 gene encoding SLAM family member 5-like isoform X1 → MNHLFGWRRLASLMLMLLYFIIDVLCASQPTVQSETQRVNGIVGQSFSFPERVIKSGNLLYGDLGSIANVYPGKEGKITLEKRFENRIHLNSVTRYFTLSDLKVDDAGVYAVENTDGGGKNKFELTVYNVVPKPQVTECDSSSCRVVCSVDNEKEVTLTLYRGEDILNQTSSPDLTTDLSLRLEVEGKNYNPTYSCVAANPISNETVPVPKCCSKDGHPKETDRDERGRGILIIAVFCVLVALGLVGLAIYLRKRRNGQPKDSSQKVQVDIVYAAITPKKQADNQEEQTGVPELDLLRDKPKLTSVYDTLQSHRMAASGDVDTA
- the LOC127913648 gene encoding SLAM family member 5-like isoform X2; translated protein: MNHLFGWRRLASLMLMLLYFIIDVLCASQPTVQSETQRVNGIVGQSFSFPERVIKSGNLLYGDLGSIANVYPGKEGKITLEKRFENRIHLNSVTRYFTLSDLKVDDAGVYAVENTDGGGKNKFELTVYNVVPKPQVTECDSSSCRVVCSVDNEKEVTLTLYRGEDILNQTSSPDLTTDLSLRLEVEGKNYNPTYSCVAANPISNETVPVPKCCSKDGHPKETDRDERGRGILIIAVFCVLVALGLVGLAIYLRKRRNGQPKGRFISKSASGHSVCSDNS